The following are encoded in a window of Staphylococcus piscifermentans genomic DNA:
- a CDS encoding Tex family protein, producing MDSQLIQTIEQQYDFSKKQITAVLSLLEENNTVPFIARYRKERTGGLDEVEIKKIADEYHYMEQLQKRKEEVIHNIEQQGMLTDELKSDILKQTKLQRVEDLYRPYKQKKKTRATEAKRKGLEPLAKWLKQEKIDALPEDYAAQFLNEEVETVQEALVGAQDIIAEWISDNPQYRNKILSETLKRGLITTQKKKKAEDEKHIFEMYYDFSEPIKKVANHRILAMNRGEKEKVLTIKIEIDTDRLEKQIEQQEVKGHHAGTGYIKEAIKDSLKRLIMPSIEREIRSDLTEQAETHAIEVFSVNLKHLLLQPPLKGKQILGVDPAFRTGCKLAVINPFGSFVAKGVMYPHSPVSKTKEAEQILLQFINDYDVSLIAIGNGTASRETEQFIADLIQKHKLDVQFIIVNEAGASVYSASEVARNEFPDFQVEERSAVSIGRRVQDPLSELVKIDPKSIGVGQYQHDVNQKALENALNFVVETAVNQVGVDVNTASQSLLQHVAGLSPQIAQNIINYREENGALTHHKQISKVKRLGPKTFEQSIGFLRIVNGKEPLDNTAIHPESYQVAYQLLEEEGLTEADIGSKALKDKLSGIDIQATAEKLNVGVPTLEDIVAALVAPNRDPRDEYETPILKSNVLSIEDLTKGMKLSGTVRNVVDFGAFVDIGVKQDGLVHVSQLSKRFVKNPMDIVNVGDIVDVWVLSADAEKHKVSLTMINPNEQ from the coding sequence TTGGATTCACAATTAATTCAGACGATAGAACAACAATACGATTTTTCAAAGAAACAAATTACAGCCGTACTTTCTTTATTAGAAGAAAATAACACAGTGCCTTTTATTGCACGTTACCGTAAAGAACGCACTGGCGGATTAGACGAAGTCGAAATTAAAAAGATTGCTGATGAGTATCACTACATGGAACAGTTGCAAAAAAGAAAAGAAGAAGTGATACATAATATTGAACAACAAGGCATGCTGACAGATGAACTGAAATCCGATATTTTGAAACAAACAAAATTACAACGGGTGGAAGATTTATATAGACCTTATAAACAGAAAAAGAAAACACGTGCAACGGAAGCTAAAAGAAAAGGACTTGAACCGTTAGCTAAGTGGTTGAAACAAGAAAAAATTGATGCACTACCTGAAGACTATGCTGCACAATTTCTTAATGAAGAAGTTGAAACAGTCCAAGAAGCATTAGTAGGTGCGCAAGATATTATTGCTGAGTGGATCTCAGACAACCCGCAATATCGCAATAAAATATTGAGTGAGACATTAAAAAGGGGACTTATTACGACACAGAAAAAGAAAAAAGCAGAAGATGAAAAACATATCTTTGAAATGTATTATGATTTTTCAGAACCAATCAAAAAGGTTGCGAACCATAGAATTTTAGCTATGAACCGTGGTGAAAAAGAAAAAGTTTTAACTATTAAAATTGAAATAGACACCGATAGACTTGAAAAACAAATTGAACAACAAGAAGTGAAAGGACATCATGCTGGTACAGGTTATATCAAAGAAGCAATAAAAGATAGCTTAAAACGTCTAATTATGCCATCTATTGAAAGAGAAATACGTTCAGACTTAACTGAGCAAGCAGAAACACATGCGATTGAAGTTTTCAGCGTAAATTTAAAACATCTATTACTCCAACCCCCATTAAAAGGAAAACAAATTCTAGGAGTAGACCCTGCCTTTCGAACAGGTTGTAAACTTGCGGTCATAAATCCTTTTGGTTCATTTGTTGCTAAAGGTGTGATGTATCCTCATTCGCCAGTATCAAAAACAAAAGAAGCAGAACAGATTTTACTGCAATTTATCAATGATTATGATGTAAGCTTGATTGCAATTGGCAATGGTACGGCAAGTCGTGAAACAGAACAATTTATTGCCGATTTAATTCAAAAACATAAACTGGATGTCCAATTCATTATTGTGAATGAAGCAGGTGCATCAGTATACTCTGCGTCAGAAGTAGCGCGTAATGAATTCCCTGATTTTCAAGTTGAAGAAAGAAGTGCTGTCTCTATTGGTCGTCGAGTTCAAGATCCGTTAAGTGAACTGGTGAAAATTGATCCTAAATCAATTGGCGTTGGACAATATCAACATGATGTTAATCAGAAGGCTCTTGAAAACGCTTTGAATTTCGTGGTTGAGACAGCTGTAAACCAAGTGGGCGTTGATGTGAATACTGCTTCTCAATCTCTTTTACAGCATGTCGCAGGTCTATCTCCTCAAATCGCTCAAAATATTATAAACTATCGAGAAGAAAACGGAGCTTTAACGCATCATAAACAAATCAGCAAAGTTAAAAGACTAGGTCCGAAGACATTTGAGCAAAGTATAGGATTTCTTAGAATTGTAAATGGTAAGGAACCGCTTGATAACACAGCAATTCATCCAGAAAGCTATCAAGTTGCATATCAGTTGTTGGAAGAAGAAGGACTGACAGAGGCGGATATTGGCAGTAAAGCATTGAAAGATAAACTGAGTGGTATAGATATACAAGCTACTGCGGAAAAATTGAATGTTGGAGTGCCGACTTTAGAAGATATTGTTGCTGCTCTAGTAGCACCTAACAGAGATCCGCGTGATGAATACGAAACACCGATTCTTAAATCGAATGTTCTTTCAATTGAAGATTTAACAAAAGGTATGAAATTAAGCGGTACGGTAAGAAACGTTGTTGATTTTGGTGCTTTCGTAGACATTGGCGTAAAACAAGATGGTCTTGTTCATGTTTCGCAACTATCTAAGCGTTTTGTTAAAAATCCGATGGACATTGTGAATGTAGGAGATATTGTCGATGTTTGGGTATTGAGTGCAGATGCAGAAAAACATAAAGTTTCATTGACAATGATAAATCCAAATGAACAATAA
- a CDS encoding SprT family protein codes for MNNAKLQIMTESISKNEFGMLFKHTAYFNPRLRTTGGRYLLKSHDIEINPKQFEKFGKAALEDIIRHELCHYHLHLQRKGYQHKDYDFKMLSEKVGAPRFCKAVESYDERANYIYKCLGCGSTFKRIKKVNTRKMVCGKCKGKLRLHQYIK; via the coding sequence ATGAATAATGCTAAGTTGCAAATAATGACTGAAAGCATTTCAAAAAATGAATTTGGAATGCTATTTAAACATACTGCCTATTTTAACCCAAGATTGAGAACAACAGGGGGCAGATATTTATTAAAGTCCCATGATATAGAAATAAATCCGAAACAATTTGAAAAATTCGGCAAAGCAGCATTAGAGGACATTATCAGACATGAGTTATGCCATTATCATCTTCACCTTCAAAGAAAAGGCTATCAGCACAAAGATTATGATTTTAAAATGTTAAGTGAAAAAGTAGGAGCACCAAGATTTTGTAAAGCTGTAGAAAGTTATGATGAACGCGCTAACTATATATATAAGTGTCTTGGTTGTGGTTCAACATTTAAGAGAATTAAAAAAGTGAATACTAGGAAAATGGTGTGTGGAAAGTGTAAAGGTAAATTGCGCTTGCATCAATATATCAAATAG
- the ilvA gene encoding threonine ammonia-lyase IlvA, giving the protein MTVQTAVSAKDIEDAFLTLQPIVKQTPLERDHYLSLKYDCNVYLKREDLQWVRSFKLRGAYNAIEALTDNEKAKGITCASAGNHAQGVAFTAKKLNLNAVIFMPVTTPLQKINQVKFFGGENVEIILVGDTFDDCLKEALEYTDEHKMNFIDPFDNVNTIAGQGTIAAEILDQAEEENIDIDYLYAAIGGGGLISGVGTYFKAESPHTKIVGVEPLGAASMFTSVVLEKHRVKLPAIDKFVDGASVAQVGRITYDIAQQVVDEYLQIDEGAVCSTILDMYSKQAIIAEPAGALSVAALEAHKNEIKGKTVVCIISGGNNDINRMKEIEERSLLYEEMKHYFIFNFPQRPGALKEFVNEVLGPNDDITKFEYLKKSSQNTGTVIIGIQLKNHNDLTRLKEKVKEFDPSNIYINENKMLYSLLI; this is encoded by the coding sequence ATGACTGTACAAACTGCTGTATCAGCAAAAGATATAGAAGACGCTTTTTTAACATTACAGCCGATTGTAAAACAAACACCTTTAGAAAGAGATCATTATTTATCTTTAAAATATGATTGTAATGTTTATTTGAAAAGAGAAGACTTGCAATGGGTAAGATCATTTAAATTGAGAGGCGCATATAATGCTATAGAAGCATTGACAGACAACGAGAAAGCGAAAGGAATTACATGTGCAAGTGCAGGAAACCATGCACAGGGAGTTGCATTTACAGCGAAAAAGCTTAATTTAAATGCCGTTATCTTTATGCCTGTCACTACTCCTCTTCAAAAAATTAATCAAGTTAAATTTTTCGGTGGAGAGAATGTTGAGATTATCCTTGTTGGTGATACATTTGATGATTGCTTGAAAGAAGCTTTAGAGTACACTGATGAGCATAAAATGAACTTTATCGATCCTTTTGACAATGTTAATACCATTGCTGGTCAAGGTACAATTGCAGCTGAAATTTTAGATCAAGCTGAAGAAGAAAATATAGACATTGATTATCTTTATGCAGCTATCGGAGGTGGCGGTTTAATTTCAGGTGTAGGCACCTATTTTAAAGCAGAATCTCCACACACTAAAATCGTCGGCGTAGAACCGCTAGGAGCAGCAAGTATGTTTACATCGGTAGTATTAGAAAAACATCGTGTTAAATTACCAGCAATTGACAAATTTGTAGACGGAGCTTCTGTTGCTCAAGTAGGCAGAATCACTTATGATATTGCCCAACAAGTTGTAGATGAGTATCTGCAAATTGATGAAGGTGCAGTTTGTTCTACTATCTTAGATATGTACTCCAAGCAAGCAATTATTGCAGAACCTGCTGGTGCACTAAGTGTAGCTGCTTTAGAAGCTCATAAAAATGAAATTAAAGGTAAAACAGTAGTTTGTATTATTAGCGGCGGTAATAATGATATCAACCGTATGAAAGAAATCGAAGAACGTTCTCTTCTATACGAAGAAATGAAACATTATTTTATTTTTAACTTCCCTCAAAGACCTGGTGCTTTAAAAGAATTCGTTAATGAAGTGTTAGGACCTAATGATGATATTACTAAATTCGAATATCTGAAAAAATCCTCCCAGAATACTGGTACCGTAATTATTGGTATTCAATTAAAAAATCACAACGACTTAACGAGATTAAAGGAAAAAGTTAAAGAGTTCGATCCCTCAAATATTTACATCAATGAAAATAAAATGCTTTATTCCTTACTGATATAA
- the leuD gene encoding 3-isopropylmalate dehydratase small subunit yields the protein MLKIEPITEFKGKVGVLFNDNIDTDQIIPKVHLKGVSKTGLGPFAFDEWRYLEDGSENPDFELNRPQYRGSSILITGDNFGCGSSREHAAWALKDYGIQIIIAGSFSDIFYMNCTKNAILPIALDRNEREYLSEFKELEIDLPNQKVITPDKEIHFDIDSTWKNKLVQGLDDIAVTLQYDDEIKKYEESYQ from the coding sequence ATGCTTAAAATTGAACCTATTACAGAATTTAAAGGCAAAGTCGGCGTATTATTTAATGACAATATTGATACAGACCAGATTATCCCTAAAGTCCATTTAAAAGGCGTTTCTAAAACGGGTTTAGGGCCCTTTGCCTTTGATGAATGGCGTTATTTAGAAGATGGAAGTGAGAATCCAGATTTTGAATTGAACCGACCTCAATACCGTGGTTCATCAATTTTAATTACCGGTGATAACTTTGGATGCGGTTCGAGCCGTGAACACGCTGCTTGGGCTCTAAAAGACTATGGTATCCAAATTATTATTGCTGGCAGCTTCAGTGATATTTTCTATATGAATTGTACTAAAAACGCAATTTTACCTATTGCTTTAGATCGAAACGAAAGAGAATATCTCTCTGAGTTTAAAGAACTAGAAATAGATTTACCTAATCAAAAAGTAATAACACCAGATAAAGAAATTCATTTTGATATTGATTCTACTTGGAAAAACAAACTTGTCCAAGGCTTAGATGATATTGCAGTTACATTGCAGTATGATGATGAGATTAAAAAATACGAAGAATCATATCAATAA
- the leuC gene encoding 3-isopropylmalate dehydratase large subunit, with amino-acid sequence MGETLFDKIWNRHVLTGKEGEPQLLYIDLHLIHEVTSPQAFEGLRIQKRPLRRPDLTFATIDHNVPTEDIFNIRDEIAATQIKTLQNNCAEFDVKLFDNGTDQQGIVHMVGPEMGLTQPGKTIVCGDSHTATHGAFGAIAFGIGTSEVEHVFATQSLWQTKPKNLLIDINGELPQGVYAKDIILYLINQYGVDFGAGYALEFGGSTMRNLSMDARMTICNMAIEAGAKYGLVQPDETTFEYVKDRPYADLTPEKLEYWKTLYSDEDAQFDRVIKLDVTNLEPQVTWGTSPEMGVSFNTPFPTIENINDERAYQYMGLKPGEKAEDIELGYVFLGSCTNARLSDLVEASKFVEGRHVHPNITAIVVPGSRSVKHQAESLGLDKIFKEAGFQWREPGCSMCLGMNPDQVPAGVHCASTSNRNFEGRQGKGARTHLVSPAMAAAAAIEGRFVDVRKWEAVAHA; translated from the coding sequence ATGGGAGAAACTCTATTTGATAAAATCTGGAATAGACATGTGCTCACTGGCAAAGAAGGTGAACCACAATTATTATATATCGATCTGCATCTTATTCATGAGGTTACTTCGCCACAAGCCTTTGAAGGATTAAGAATTCAGAAGCGGCCACTGCGCCGTCCTGATTTAACTTTTGCTACAATCGATCATAATGTACCTACTGAAGATATTTTCAACATTAGAGATGAAATTGCTGCAACTCAAATTAAAACATTGCAAAATAATTGCGCTGAATTTGATGTAAAGCTCTTTGATAACGGGACTGATCAACAAGGAATCGTACATATGGTAGGCCCAGAAATGGGTTTAACTCAGCCAGGAAAAACAATTGTTTGCGGTGATTCTCATACTGCTACACATGGTGCCTTTGGTGCGATTGCTTTCGGTATTGGTACTAGTGAAGTAGAGCATGTGTTTGCTACACAATCGTTATGGCAGACTAAACCTAAAAATTTACTCATTGATATCAATGGAGAATTGCCTCAAGGTGTCTATGCTAAAGATATTATTTTATATCTGATTAACCAATATGGCGTTGATTTCGGTGCTGGATATGCACTGGAATTCGGTGGTTCTACAATGCGCAACCTTTCAATGGACGCAAGAATGACCATTTGCAATATGGCAATAGAAGCAGGTGCTAAGTATGGTCTCGTTCAACCTGATGAAACAACTTTTGAATATGTTAAAGATAGACCTTATGCTGATCTGACACCAGAAAAATTGGAATATTGGAAAACGCTGTATAGCGATGAAGATGCGCAATTTGATCGTGTCATCAAATTAGATGTTACCAATCTTGAACCGCAAGTAACTTGGGGAACAAGTCCAGAAATGGGCGTAAGTTTCAATACTCCCTTCCCTACAATTGAAAATATAAATGATGAGCGTGCTTATCAATATATGGGACTAAAGCCAGGCGAAAAAGCTGAAGATATCGAATTAGGATATGTTTTCTTAGGTTCATGTACGAATGCGCGTTTGTCAGATTTGGTCGAAGCAAGTAAGTTTGTTGAAGGTCGCCATGTACATCCTAATATCACTGCTATAGTCGTACCAGGATCTAGAAGCGTAAAACATCAAGCTGAATCACTAGGACTTGATAAAATCTTTAAAGAGGCCGGTTTCCAATGGCGCGAACCTGGATGTTCTATGTGTCTTGGAATGAATCCGGACCAAGTGCCAGCCGGAGTACATTGTGCCTCAACGAGCAACCGTAATTTTGAAGGGCGTCAAGGTAAAGGTGCAAGAACACATTTAGTGTCTCCTGCTATGGCAGCAGCCGCTGCAATTGAAGGACGCTTTGTTGATGTCAGAAAATGGGAGGCGGTCGCACATGCTTAA
- the leuB gene encoding 3-isopropylmalate dehydrogenase → MSYRVTALPGDGIGPEILSGTLKILEKLSNKYNIDYQIETHDFGGAAIDNYGDPLPKTTLEACEKSDAILLGAIGGPKWDQHPKRPESGLLALRKNLELFANLRPTKVVEGATRFSPLKEERVAGTDFVIVRELTGGLYFGEPKQLEEQQAIDSLTYTKAEIERIAHAAFQLAESRNNKLTSVDKENVLASSKLWRQTINEVAENYPNVTVEHLLVDACSMHLITRPTQFDVIVTENLFGDILSDEASVIPGSLGLSPSVSYGQRGTKLYEPIHGSAPDIANQDIANPTGMILSLAMCCRETFENNAAAEELENIVYQLIKDGVTTPDLGGTAHTSEIFNQILQQL, encoded by the coding sequence ATGAGTTATCGCGTAACAGCTTTGCCCGGCGATGGTATTGGTCCTGAAATTTTATCAGGTACTTTAAAAATTTTAGAAAAACTCAGTAATAAATACAATATTGATTATCAAATAGAAACACATGATTTTGGAGGAGCCGCCATAGATAACTATGGCGATCCTCTTCCAAAAACTACTTTAGAAGCCTGTGAGAAATCTGATGCTATTCTGTTAGGGGCGATTGGCGGTCCGAAATGGGATCAACATCCTAAACGTCCAGAATCTGGCTTACTTGCACTACGTAAAAATTTGGAACTCTTTGCTAATTTACGTCCTACTAAGGTTGTTGAAGGTGCAACTCGCTTTTCACCTTTAAAAGAGGAACGGGTAGCTGGAACAGATTTTGTCATTGTACGTGAATTAACTGGCGGTCTTTACTTCGGAGAACCTAAGCAATTAGAAGAACAGCAAGCAATTGATTCCTTAACTTATACCAAAGCAGAAATTGAACGTATTGCTCATGCTGCCTTTCAATTAGCTGAAAGCAGAAATAATAAATTAACTTCTGTCGATAAGGAAAATGTCTTAGCCTCTAGTAAATTATGGCGTCAAACTATTAATGAAGTTGCTGAAAATTATCCTAACGTAACTGTTGAACATTTACTAGTGGATGCATGCAGCATGCATCTCATCACACGACCTACGCAATTTGATGTCATTGTGACTGAAAATTTATTTGGAGACATTCTCAGTGACGAAGCTTCAGTAATTCCTGGATCTCTAGGCCTCTCACCTTCTGTCAGCTATGGACAAAGAGGCACTAAACTTTATGAACCCATTCATGGTTCAGCTCCAGATATTGCAAATCAAGATATTGCAAACCCGACAGGTATGATTTTGTCATTAGCAATGTGCTGTCGAGAAACATTTGAAAATAATGCAGCGGCTGAAGAATTAGAAAACATTGTATATCAACTTATTAAAGATGGCGTGACCACTCCTGATTTAGGTGGAACAGCGCATACATCTGAAATTTTCAATCAAATATTACAACAACTTTAA
- a CDS encoding 2-isopropylmalate synthase, with protein MMSHIQVFDTTLRDGEQTPGVSFSFDERLTIAKQLEKWGVDVIEAGFPASSQGSFDSVKAISETLTKTAVVGLARCKKSDIDAVYEATKNAKYPQLHVFIASSPIHLEHKLKMTQEELLEAITENVSYGKSLFDVVQFSPEDATRTDLDFLVKCVQTAVDAGASIINIPDTVGYSYPSEFGNIFKVLNEKIKAEHEVIYSAHCHDDLGLAVANSMAAIENGAMRIEGTINGIGERAGNTALEEVALGLYVRKDHYGIETNLKLDETKATSDLVASFAGIRVPRNKAVVGQNAFSHESGIHQDGFLKHPETYEIMTPQLVGIKSSELPLGKLSGKHAFAEKLKQLGYDISPEKQVELFKQFKSIADKKKNVSDHDVHALVQGHTHETNAAYQVETLQLQFVSEGVQSAVVVLKDHEGKEYPSAAIGTGSIVAVYNAVDQIFKAPSELLNYQITSVTEGSDAQAQVNVEIRIDGRIYYGIGVDHDVLLASCKAYVEANSNHLAETAREDGVVS; from the coding sequence ATTATGAGTCATATTCAAGTATTTGATACAACACTAAGAGATGGAGAACAAACACCAGGGGTCAGCTTTTCGTTCGATGAAAGATTAACAATTGCTAAACAATTAGAAAAATGGGGAGTCGATGTAATCGAAGCAGGCTTTCCTGCATCGAGTCAAGGAAGTTTCGACTCGGTCAAAGCTATATCTGAAACCTTAACTAAAACAGCAGTTGTCGGCTTAGCTCGATGTAAAAAAAGCGATATTGATGCAGTATACGAAGCAACAAAAAATGCTAAGTACCCACAATTACACGTATTCATAGCATCTAGCCCTATCCACTTAGAGCATAAACTTAAAATGACTCAAGAAGAGTTGCTAGAAGCAATTACAGAAAATGTAAGTTACGGCAAATCTTTATTCGATGTAGTACAATTCTCTCCTGAAGATGCCACACGTACTGATTTAGATTTCTTAGTCAAATGTGTGCAAACTGCTGTAGATGCAGGTGCATCAATAATCAACATCCCTGATACAGTCGGGTACAGTTATCCTTCTGAATTTGGAAATATTTTTAAAGTACTTAATGAAAAAATCAAAGCTGAACACGAAGTTATTTACAGTGCTCACTGTCATGATGATTTAGGTTTAGCTGTAGCAAATAGTATGGCTGCAATTGAAAACGGAGCAATGCGTATTGAAGGTACTATAAATGGTATTGGCGAACGTGCTGGTAATACTGCCCTAGAGGAAGTCGCTCTTGGTTTGTATGTGCGTAAAGATCATTATGGCATTGAAACTAATTTGAAATTAGATGAAACCAAAGCAACGTCTGATCTAGTTGCAAGCTTTGCAGGTATTCGTGTTCCTCGTAATAAAGCAGTTGTCGGTCAAAATGCTTTCAGTCATGAATCTGGAATCCATCAAGATGGTTTCTTAAAACATCCTGAAACTTACGAAATCATGACACCTCAACTTGTAGGTATTAAATCATCTGAATTACCGCTAGGCAAATTGTCAGGTAAACATGCCTTTGCAGAGAAATTGAAACAATTAGGTTATGATATTTCTCCTGAAAAACAAGTGGAATTATTTAAACAGTTCAAATCAATTGCTGATAAGAAGAAAAATGTTTCAGACCACGATGTACATGCTCTTGTTCAAGGTCACACTCATGAAACAAATGCTGCTTATCAAGTAGAAACTTTGCAACTCCAATTTGTTTCTGAGGGCGTGCAAAGTGCTGTGGTTGTATTGAAAGATCACGAAGGTAAAGAATACCCTTCGGCAGCTATCGGCACAGGTTCAATCGTAGCAGTTTACAATGCTGTTGACCAAATTTTCAAAGCGCCATCTGAATTGTTAAATTATCAAATCACTTCAGTAACTGAAGGTTCAGATGCTCAAGCACAAGTAAACGTTGAAATTCGTATTGATGGCCGTATTTATTATGGTATCGGTGTCGATCACGATGTCTTGTTAGCATCATGTAAAGCCTATGTAGAAGCTAATTCAAATCATCTAGCTGAGACAGCGAGAGAGGACGGCGTTGTTTCATGA
- the ilvC gene encoding ketol-acid reductoisomerase: protein MTKVYYDETVKEDALKGKKIAVVGYGSQGHAHAQNLKDNGYDVVIGIRPGHSFDRAKKDGFDVYPVAEAVKQADVVMVLLPDEIQGKVYEEEIAPNLEAGNALAFAHGFNIHFDVIKPPKDVDVFLVAPKGPGHLVRRTFVEGSSVPALFGVGQDATGNAFNLALSYAKGIGATKAGVIETTFKEETETDLFGEQAVLCGGVTQLIQNGFETLVEAGYQPELAYFEVLHEMKLIADLMYEGGMETMRYSISNTAEYGDYVSGPRVITPDVKENMKAVLTDIQNGTFANNFIKDNENGFKEFYKLRKAAQGHQIQGVGKKLREMMPFVENKTIEE, encoded by the coding sequence ATGACAAAAGTTTATTATGATGAAACAGTAAAAGAAGATGCTTTAAAAGGCAAAAAAATTGCAGTAGTTGGTTATGGTTCACAAGGCCATGCCCATGCACAGAACTTAAAAGACAATGGTTATGACGTTGTAATCGGTATCCGTCCAGGACACTCTTTCGATCGTGCTAAAAAAGACGGCTTTGACGTTTATCCTGTTGCTGAAGCAGTAAAACAAGCAGACGTTGTAATGGTTTTATTACCAGATGAAATTCAAGGTAAAGTTTATGAAGAGGAAATTGCTCCTAACTTAGAAGCTGGTAACGCATTAGCCTTTGCCCATGGATTTAATATCCATTTCGATGTAATCAAACCACCTAAAGATGTAGATGTATTCTTAGTAGCTCCTAAAGGACCAGGACATTTAGTAAGACGTACTTTTGTTGAAGGAAGCTCTGTACCTGCCCTATTTGGTGTCGGACAAGATGCAACTGGCAATGCTTTCAATTTAGCCTTAAGCTATGCTAAAGGAATTGGCGCAACTAAAGCCGGTGTTATCGAAACTACATTCAAAGAAGAAACAGAAACTGATTTATTCGGTGAACAAGCTGTTCTTTGCGGCGGTGTTACTCAATTGATTCAAAATGGTTTTGAAACTCTTGTTGAAGCAGGCTATCAACCTGAACTTGCTTATTTTGAAGTATTACATGAAATGAAATTAATTGCTGACTTGATGTATGAAGGCGGTATGGAAACAATGCGTTATTCAATTTCAAACACAGCTGAATATGGTGACTATGTTTCAGGTCCACGTGTTATCACTCCAGATGTAAAAGAAAATATGAAAGCAGTATTGACTGATATCCAAAATGGTACATTTGCTAATAACTTTATCAAAGATAATGAAAATGGATTTAAAGAATTCTATAAACTACGTAAAGCAGCTCAAGGTCACCAAATTCAAGGCGTTGGTAAAAAACTTCGCGAAATGATGCCTTTTGTTGAAAACAAAACTATTGAAGAATAA
- the ilvN gene encoding acetolactate synthase small subunit yields MRRTFKTQVLDKSGTLNRLTSTFLRRQFNIVTLSVTPSTQPGISDLTFVAELDEVNHVQSLIRHLEKQVNVLTVQDVTDTSTYSVELLLVKVATPSDNEVLYDLIQQNDALVSVLKEEDGFTYLQAAGNEASLNQLLEQLSSLEIAQVSRTGTAALL; encoded by the coding sequence ATGAGACGCACATTCAAAACACAAGTATTAGATAAATCAGGTACTTTAAATCGTTTAACCAGTACGTTTTTACGTAGACAATTCAATATTGTAACGCTGAGTGTAACACCAAGTACACAACCTGGTATTTCAGATTTAACTTTTGTAGCTGAACTTGATGAAGTCAATCATGTTCAATCTCTAATCCGTCATTTAGAGAAACAAGTGAATGTTTTAACTGTACAAGATGTTACAGATACAAGCACTTACAGCGTAGAACTATTATTAGTCAAAGTAGCAACACCTTCTGATAACGAAGTTTTATATGATTTAATCCAACAAAATGATGCGCTAGTGTCAGTATTGAAAGAAGAAGATGGTTTTACCTACTTGCAAGCGGCAGGCAACGAAGCTTCTTTAAATCAATTGCTCGAACAACTATCATCATTAGAAATAGCACAAGTTTCTCGCACAGGAACAGCAGCTTTATTATAA